In the genome of Paenibacillus sp. GP183, the window CTTTGTGAAGAAGCGTGCAAAGGCCTGTGTCCCGAGTGTGGAGAAAACCTTAATCTTGGCTCTTGCGGCTGCAAGATAGAGAAGTTAGATCCAAGGCTTGCCGGACTCGCAGATTTTTTCAAGGAGTAGTTGAATTTCGCTGAAGGAGGTGGGGAATATGGCAGTACCTCAAAGAAGAACGTCCAAAACTCGTCGCGATAAGCGCCGTACTCACTTTAAATTAGAAGTTCCGGGCATGGTGAAATGTGAGCAATGCGGAGAACTCAAGCTTGCACACCACGTATGTAAATCATGCGGTTCTTACAAAGGAAGAGAAATCGTAAAAGCATAATGAATAAACAGCGCTTCGCGGAAGTGCTGTTTTTTTTTACTTTCTTTTTAGGGCAAAATTTTATATACTTACGTTTAGTATCTGGTAATAAGATGAGCTATAAATGTGATTCCACATGATAAGGTGGTGTCGGATATCGAACGCCTTCCTAAACGGGAGAGGCTGGATGAGCTACTGAAAGCTATTGAAGCCAATCCTTTTATGACCGATGAAGAACTGATGCGCCGCTTTCAGGTCAGCATTCAGACCGTTCGTCTCGATCGGCTGGAGCTGGGAATACCGGAGCTCAGAGAACGAATGAAACATATGGCCGTCCAAACGTACGATCAGGTACGTTCTCTCCCCATGGATGAAATTATTGGTGAAGTCATCGATCTCCAGCTGAACCAAAGCGGGATTTCGATGTTTGAAATTCGCGAGGAGCATGTTTTCTCAAGAACAAAGATTGCCAGGGGTCATCATGTATTCTCGCAGGCAAACTCACTGGCTGTTGCTGTTATCAATGATCCTATTGCTTTAACCGCTTCAGCGGATATTCGCTTTCTCCGACCCATCAAGCTGGGCGAGAAATGCATCGCCAAAGCTTATGTTCGCTCCATTTCTAAGGGAAAAGCCAAAGTGGAAGCTGTTACTTATGTAAGCGAAGAGATTGTATTTAGAGGAAATTTCGTCATCTTTCACTCCAAAAAGGAACAGCACGCAGAGGGAGGCAGCGCACATGCGGATAGCGATTGATGCAATGGGCGGAGATCACGCGCCAAAGGTAGTGGTGGAAGGCGCACTCGAAGCGGCGAGAGAATGGAAAGATGTTGAAATTATTTTGGTTGGAGATGCTGCAGCCATAGAGGTTTATCTGTCGAATAGGCCTGATAATATCAAAATTGTGCATGCAGCAGAAGTCATTGAACCGGATGATGAGCCTGTAAAAGCGGTGCGCCGCAAAAAAGATGCATCCATGGTGGTTGCTGGAAGGCTGGTGCATGAGAAGCAAGCCGACGCGATGATCTCTGCCGGCAATACGGGAGCACTCATGACAACGGGGCTGCTCATTGTTGGCCGAATTAACGGGATTGAACGCCCCGCACTGGCTCCCATGATCCCCACTATGGATGGTAACGGCGTGCTTTGTTTGGATATGGGCGCAAATATGGACGCTACAGCCGAGCAATTATCCCAATATGCCATTATGGGCAGCATTTATCGCACGAAGGTGGACGGCATCGCAAAACCGAGGGTTGGTTTGCTGAATGTAGGTACAGAAGCGATGAAGGGCAACGAATTGACGAAAGCCGCTTATCCGCTGCTGGAGCAAGCACCTATTCATTTTATAGGAAATGTAGAATCTCGTGAAATTCTTCGTGCCAAGTGCGATGTCATCGTCTGCGACGGTTTTGCCGGCAATATTATGCTGAAATCCATAGAAGGCGCAGCATCGGCTATTTTTTCCGCTTTGCGAGAGGAATTTACAAGTTCTGTGCTGAATAAGCTTGCTGCCGCGATATTAAGACCGGGAATCACCAAATTTCGTAAAAAAATGGATTATAACGAGACTGGCGCCGGTCCGCTGCTTGGCATTGATGGATTAGTGCTTAAAAGTCACGGCTCCTCCAATGCTACTGCCATTAAGAATGCAGTACGCCAAGCCCGAATTGCTATACAAAACGATCTGGTTGGCGCGATTTCAATGGAAATTAATGACGGGAAATGAGTGGAATATATGAAATTAATACCAGTAGGCGTGCTGGGAGCAGGAAAATATGTGCCTGATCGCATATTAACGAATAAAGAATTGGAAACGATGGTCGACACGAACGACGAATGGATCGTATCCCGTACGGGAATCAAGGAAAGAAGAATCGCCGCGGACCATCAAGCGACTTCCGATCTTTGTTTGGAGGCGGCTCAAATTGCTCTGACTAACGCGGGCATCACCGCCGACCAGTTGGATCTGATCATTGTGGCCACAGTAACACCGGACATGCCATTCCCTTCAACGGCTTGTATTTTGCAGGAAAAAATGGGCGCGAAAAAAGCAGCAGCTTTTGACTTATCCGCGGCATGCTCAGGCTTTATATATGGCTTGGCCAATGCTTCGAATTTCATTGCAACGGGCACTTATCAATATGCATTGGTTATTGGAGCGGATTGCCTCTCGAGAATTACAGATTATACGGACCGCAACACCTGTATTTTATTCGGTGACGGCGCAGGAGCGGTCGTTATTGGCGCCGTACCTGAAGGTCGAGGCTTCCGTTCCTTCGAGCTTGGAGCGGATGGTACCGGGGGGCCGCTGCTCAAGCTGGAAGGCGGGGGATCGCGCAATCCTGCGTCACCGGCAACCTTGGACAGCAGGCTGCATTATATCTACATGGCTGGAGCCGAGGTATTCAAGTTTGCCGTTCGCATCATGGGCAACGCGGCGGATGAAGCGCTCCGTAAGGCGGGGATGGAGAAAGAGGATATCGATCTTTTGATTCCGCATCAAGCTAATATCCGCATTATCCAATCCTCTTTAAGCAAGCTTCATCTGAATGAAGACAAATGCATGATCAATCTCGACAAATACGGCAATATGTCGGCTGCTTCCATTCCGGTTGCCCTAGCCGAAGCTGCAGAGCAAGGAAGAGTGAAGGAAGGCGACAAGCTCGTTCTTGTTGGCTTCGGCGGCGGCTTGACCTGGGGCGCATCTGTTTTGGTTTGGTAATGGATTAGATTGATGAAGGAGAATCGCTTTAATATGGGGAAAATTGCTTTTGTATTTCCAGGACAAGGCTCGCAGACGGTAGGGATGGGTCGCGACCTGTATGAAGCGCATGCAGGGGCAAAAGCCATCTACGACCGCGCCGATGAGGCACTCGGATACAAGCTGTCGAGCCTGATCTTCGAGGGTCCGGATCAGGAGCTGAAGATCACGTACCACACCCAGCCTGCCCTGCTGACAACAAGCATCGCTTGTCTGGAAGCGTTCAAGGCTGCTGGCCTCGCCCCCGACTATGTCGCCGGACATAGTCTCGGCGAATACAGCGCACACGTCGCAGCCGGCGTGCTTGGCTTCGAAGACGCGGTCCGCACCGTGCGGGCCCGCGGCGAGTTCATGGAGCAGGCCGTTCCCGGCGGCCTGGGCGCTATGGCGGCCGTGCTGGGAGCCGAGCGCGAAGCGCTGGCGGAGCTGTGCACGGCCGTGAGCCGTGAGGTTGGCGTGGTGGAGCTCGCCAACGTGAACTGCCCGGGACAGATTGTCGTCTCGGGCAGTAAAGAAGGCGTAGCCGCGATCGCAGAGCGCGGCAGGGACGCCGGCGCGAAGCGCGTCATCCCGCTCGAGGTGAGCGGGCCGTTTCACTCTTCGCTCATGAAGCCGGCGTCCGAGCGCCTCGCCGAGGTGCTCGCGGCGGTGCCGATGAGCGAAGCGGCCGTGCCCGTTGTGGCCAACGTCACGGCGCGGCCGGTGTCTCAGCCTGCGGACATTCGCAGGCTGCTGGCGGAGCAGGTATACTCCCCCGTGTTATGGGAGGATACCGTGGCTTGGCTGATCGGCCAAGGCGTCGATACCTTTATCGAGCTTGGTTCCGGCTCCGTGCTCGCCGGCCTGATCAAGAAAGTGGATCGCAGCGTGCGCGCAGTATCCATAGGGAGTCTGGAAGCACTCGATACGTTTATGGAGGACAAACATGCTTAACGGTAAAGTTGCACTCGTAACAGGAGCATCCCGAGGGATTGGCCGGGCTATTGCCTTGCATTTGGCACAGTCCGGAGCTGATGTGGTGGTTAATTATGCGGGAAGCGAAAACGCGGCTGCAGAGGTTGTTGCGCAGATTGAAGCGCTAGGCCGTAAAGCGGTCAAATTTCAGGCCGATGTCAGCAGCATGCAGGAAGCCGATGATTTGGTGAAGAAGACGATTGAGGTTTTTGGGAAAATTGATATTCTGGTGAATAATGCCGGGATAACAAGAGACAATTTAATCATGCGCATGAAGGAAGAAGAATTCGATCAAGTGATCTCGACGAATTTGAAGGGCGTGTTTAACTGTATCAAAGCGGTGACCCGTCCGATGATGAAACAGCGCAGCGGTCGAATTATCAATATTTCTTCGGTTGTCGGGGTTCTGGGTAATCCGGGCCAAGCGAATTATGTGGCCGCTAAGGCCGGCGTGATCGGGTTGACCAAAGCTACGGCCAGAGAGCTCGCTTCCCGCGGCATTACGGTCAATGCGGTGGCCCCGGGCTTCATCGAAACCGATATGACCGACAAGTTAGCGGATGAGCTGCGCGAGAACATGCTGAAGTCAATTCCGCTGGAGCGTTTGGGCCAGCCGGAAGAAATTGCCAAGGTGGTTCGATTCTTGTGTACGGATGACTCTTCCTACATGACAGGCCAGACCTTGCATGTAGATGGCGGAATGTATATGTGACCATTGTTCGAGCCTTGAAATTTGCACACTGGAAATCTGTCCAAGATTCTCGTATAATACCAAAGAGGAGGTGAACCGGATGTCCGACGTTATTGATCGTGTGAAAAACATAGTTGTCGATCGTCTAGGGGTTGAAGAGTCTGAAGTCACTCTCGAAGCATCTTTCAAAGATGATTTAGGTGCTGATTCTCTCGATGTAGTAGAATTAGTGATGGAGCTTGAAGATGAATTTGATTTGGAAATTTCCGACGAAGATGCTGAGAAGATTACTACAGTAGGAGAAGTTGTGAAATACATACAATCTCATACGTAACGATCTGATGAGTCCCGTTCTTGGTTCAAGGCGGGACTTCTCTCCATTTTCACAAAAAATGATCATGATGCTTTTCATATAGAGGTGGTTTAACGTGAACAGAGTCGTAATTACAGGTTTAGGGGTAGTCACTTCCGTAGGCCAAGATGTAGAGAGCTTCTGGACTAATATTACCGCTGGTAAATCCGGTGTCGGCATGATTGAGAACTTCGATGTGTCCGAATACCCCACTCGCATTGCTGCAGAAATTAAAGATTTTAACTTAGATAAGTATGTCGACAAGAAAGAAGCGCGCCGCATGGATCGTTTCGTACAATTTGCGGTGGCGGCCTGCCTGGATGCTTTGAAGGATGCCAATTTAAATGTAAAAGAAGATACGGATCCCGAGCGTGTTGGAGTTTCTGTAGGTTCGGGAATTGGCGGTCTTGGCACCTGGGAAGAACAGCACAAAATTCTTCTCGAAAAAGGCCCGAAGCGTGTAAGCCCATTCTTTATTCCCATGATGATTGCCAATATGGGTTCCGGACAGATCTCCATGATCACCGGTGCCAAAGGACCCAACACGACAACCGTTACGGCTTGTGCGACAGGCACGCATTCGATTGGAGATTCCTATAAAATGATCATGCGCGGCGATGCGGATGTGATGATCTGCGGCGGAGCGGAAGCTACGATTTCGCCAACGGGTGTAGCAGGTTTCTGCGCACTGCGCGCGATGTCCACCCGTAACGATGAACCAACAAAAGCAAGCCGTCCTTTTGATATAGATCGCGACGGTTTCGTAATGGGTGAAGGTGCCGGTGTTCTAATTTTGGAATCCTTGGAGCACGCACAAAAGCGTGGAGCACAGATCTACGCGGAAGTCATCGGGTATGGGATGAGCGGCGACGCTTTCCATATGACGGATCCAGATCCGGATGGAGCCGCCCGGTGTATGACAAAGGCCATCAAGGACGCGAGGATTTCGCCTGAAGAAGTTAATTATGTGAACGCTCATGGAACTTCTACGTCGGTTGGTGATCGATCCGAGACAATTGCTCTTAAAAAAGCATTCGGAGATCATGCGTATAGGTTAGCTGTCAGCTCCACCAAATCGATGACCGGTCATTTGCTTGGCGCCGCAGGCGGGGTGGAAGCCGTAATATGCGGACTAACCATCAAGCATGGCTTGATTCCGCCGACGATCAATTTGGATAACCCGGATCCCGAGTGTGATCTGGATTATGTGCCGAATGCAGCCCGTAAATCCGATGTTCATATCGCGATGTCGAACTCTTTTGGTTTTGGCGGACACAATGCCACGATTATTTTAAAGAAATTTCAAGCATAATTCGCTTTCCTAAGAAGAAAGATAACCGAATGTCATTCTTTCAGGTGGTGATAAATGCCAATGAATCGGGATCTTAAAGCGCTGCAACGCGCCATAGGCATTTCTTTTCAAAATCCGGAGCTGCTGAAGCAGGCTTTTACCCATTCGTCATATGTCAACGAACATCGAATTTCCGGTCCCAAGGACAATGAAAGATTGGAATTTCTCGGTGACGCCGTGCTGGAGCTGACGGTTTCCGAATTTTTATTTTTTACATATCCAGGCCGCATGGAAGGCGAATTAACCAAGCTCAGAGCATCCATCGTTTGCGAGCCTTCGCTTGTCGTTTTTGCTGAAAAACTGGACTTCGGGGCTTATGTGCTTTTAGGCAAAGGGGAAGAGCTGACGGGCGGACGTTCTCGTCCGGCGCTGCTCGCGGATGTGTTCGAAGCCTTTATAGGAGCATTGTACCTGGATCAGGGTCTCGAAATCGCAAAAAATTTCTTGAAGCGTTATGTGTTCACGCAAATTTCCATAGAGGGCAAGCTGCTTGTGATTGATTACAAAACTCAGCTGCAGGAGCATACGCAGCAGCATAATCTGGGAATCATAGAATACCGGATTGTGGATGAGCGGGGTCCAGCGCATGATCGGGAGTTTATTTCCGAGGTGTACATGGGGGATCAATTACTGGGCAATGGGATCGGCCGTTCCAAAAAAGAAGCTGAGCAGCAGGCCGCTTCCAAAGCTCTTGCCAAGCTGAATGTGACTTTACAGCAATAGTGCATATGAATCCAGGAAGGGCAGCCGCGGCTGCTCTTTTTTTGATTTTATTACTCTTATTTTGCAGGAGGATTATGGTACAATAGGCTTTGAGGTGAGAGCATGTTTTTGAAACGGATTGAATTATCCGGCTTTAAATCATTCGCAGATCGGACCGAGCTCGAATTTGTTCAGGGTATTACGGCGGTGGTCGGTCCTAATGGAAGCGGTAAAAGCAATATATCTGACGGGATTCGCTGGGTTCTGGGGGAGCAAAGCGCAAAGTCGCTGCGCGGCGGCAAGATGGAGGATGTTATATTTGCCGGGAGCGACGCTAGAAAGGCGGTGAACTATGGTGAGGTATCGTTGACGCTGGACAATACCTCGCAGTCATTGCCGCTTGATTTTAACGAGGTCACGGTGACGAGAAGGGTGCACCGCAGCGGGGACAGCGAATACTTGATCAACAAGCAGCCCTGCAGGCTGAAGGATATTACGGAATTGTTCATGGATACGGGGATCGGGAAGGAAGCTTATTCGATCATTGGACAAGGCCGGATTGAGGAAATACTGAGTACGAAATCGGAAGATCGCCGGGGTATATTTGAAGAAGCCTCAGGGATTGTCAAATATAAATCACGTAAGCGCGAAGCGGAGAAGAAGCTGAATGACACGGAGCAAAATCTGCTTCGCATTCACGATCTGGTTTCCGAGCTGGAGGATCAGATTGAGCCCCTGAAGGATCAATCCGAGAAAGCCATCCGCTACAAAGTACTCAGGGAGCAGCTCAAGAGCAGTGAAATCTCGATGTACGTGCATCAGATCGACCAGATCTATGTGACTTGGACCGAGTCCAAACAGAAGCTGGAGAAGCTGGAAAAGGAACAGACCGAGCTGGCGACGATCGTCAATCAGCATGATGCCCATTTGGAAAAGCATCGCTGGGAAACCCGCAGACTCGAGGAGGAGCTGGAGAAGCTCCAGGATGCATTGCTTGTACTCAGTGAGGAGTTCGAGAAGTGCGAAGGGCAAGGAGAGGTGCTGAAGGAACGCAAAAAGAATTTTGAAACCAACCGGCAGCAGCTGACCCAGACGATCTTCATTCAAGAGCAGCGCAGAACGGATAAAGAAACGGAATTAGCCCAGCAGCGGGATAAAATCGTGCAAATCGGTGCTCAGCTTTACGAGTTTCAGGCCAAGCTGGCCGCAGAGGAAGAGCGTTTGCTCGGTGTGAACGGCGGGACGAGCTCTGCGGCGGAAGACGGACTTAAATCCGAGCTTTTGGAAATTCTCAACCGGATGGCGCAGTCACGGAACGAAATCCGCTACTCCGAGCAGCAGATGGAGAGCTTGAGCCGCAGGCTGGAAAGGCTTGAGGAGGAGCGCCAAAAGTGGACGGACCAGCAGGACAAAATTGCGATCCGCAAGCAGGAGCTCTCGGCGAAGCTGGAAGAAACCGTTAGCGAGATCAATGAGATTCGCGATCGTTACGCTCAGCTGACGCAGAGTCTGAAATCGAACCAAAGCTTGCTCGACGAGGCCCAGGGCATGGTCCGCAAGTGGGAGCAAAAGCTGGACGCCCTTACTTCGCGCCGTGATACGATGAAAGAAATGGCTGACGACTATGACGGCTTTATGCATGGGGTCAAGGAAGTGCTCAAAGCAAAGAAGCGCAGCGACCTTCGCGGGATACGCGGAGCCATAGCGGAGCTTGTTAAAGTGCCGGCCGAGGTGGAAATCGCCATCGAGACAGCGCTTGGCGGAGCTTTGCAGAATGTCGTTGTGGAAACCGAGGCGGATGGGCGCGAGGCGATTGCCTTCTTGAAAAAAAGACAGCTCGGCAGAGCCACGTTCCTGCCAATGAATGTCATCAAAGGGCGTTCCATCTCGGATGGTGAACGCGCTGCCTTGCAGTCAGCCAAAGGCTTTGTCGGCATGGCCGTTGATCTGATTCAATTCGAATCCGCGTATCAAGCCATTTTCTCCAGCTTGCTGGGCAATGTGATCATAGCCGAGAAGCTGGAGGATGCGAATCATATCGCAGCCAAAGGGCAGTACCGCTACCGCGTTGTAACGCTGGAAGGCGATGTCGTGAATCCCGGCGGATCGATGACGGGCGGAAGCTTGCAAAAGAAAACGACAAGCCTGCTCGGCCGACAGCGGCAAATTGAAGAGCTTGTGCAGGAAATCAAGGCATCGGAAGCTAAATTAAGTGTACTTAAAGATAAAGCCAGCCAAATGAAACGCGACATCGCCGAGGAAATGCACAGCGTGGAGAAGCTGCGGCAAGAAAGCGAGCAAAAGCGGATTGAAGAGCAGCAGCTTCGTGCTGAATTGAATCCCTTGGAGGCTGAAAGCCGTACAGTAGAAGAGCAGCTCTCCATGGACAGTCAAGACTTGGAGAGTCTGCTTCAGGAGCGGGAAGATTTCACGAAGAAGAAGCAGGAGGCCGAGCAGACGCTGGAGCTGCTTTTACAGGAGGAAGCTTCGCTTCAGCAAGCGATTCGAGACGCAGAAATTTCGCGTAAAGCGAGCGAATCCGCCAAGGAGGAGCTGCAATCGCAGCTCACGGATCTCAAGGTCAATGCGGCATCCATTTCTCAGGAGAAGCAATCCTTGCAGGATCAGCAGCGCCGTCTTCAGCAGGATCTGGAGGATGTGGACCGGGAGTTGTCCGGCAATCGCACACTGCTTGAGCAGCTTGAGCAGGATATGCAGGCCCTGCAGCAAGAGAGCACACAGCAAATCGAGCAGCTTAACGATCTCAAGCTGAGGAAGCAGCAATGTTCGGAGGAGATTGATTTTAAACGTGCCGAGCGAGCCGAATGGCTGCAGAAGCTGGAATTGGAAGAAAACGAAACAAGGACACAGCGAGTTCAGCTTAAGCAGGTGGAAGAACAGCTGCATCAAACGGAAGTGCGTGTGACCAGATTTGATGTGGAGCTGGAAAACCTGCTCAAAAAGCTGTCCGAAGAATACGAGTTAAGCTATGAGCTTGCCAAGGAACGCTATCCTGTTCCTGAAGATGTACTAGGTACACAAAGCCGTGTGCGTGATCTGAAAAGAGAGGTTGCTTCTCTCGGCGATGTGAATCTGGGGGCAATTGAGGAATATGCCCGTGTATCGGAACGGTTTGATTTCCTCAGCGAGCAAAAAAATGACTTGATTGAAGCGAAAACCACATTGTATCAAGTCATCCGCGAAATGGATGTGGAGATGTCCAAACGCTTCAAGACGACCTTCGATGCGATTCGCTCGCATTTTGGCATCGTTTTCGCCAAATTGTTCGGAGGCGGACGCGCGGACCTGATTTTATCGGAGCCGGACAGCTTGCTCGATACAGGCATTGAAATCGTCGCTCAGCCTCCGGGCAAAAAGCTGCAAAACCTCCAGCTGCTTTCAGGCGGAGAACGTGCGCTCACGGCGATTGCCCTGCTTTTCTCGATTATCCGCGTCAAGCCTGTACCTTTCTGTGTTCTGGATGAGGTAGAGGCAGCGCTGGATGAGGCAAACGTGTCTCGCTTTGCAGAGTATTTAAGAGAGTTTTCCGAAACCACTCAGTTTATTGTAGTCACCCATCGCAAAGGCACTATGGAAGAAGCCGATGTGTTATATGGAGTGACGATGGAAGAGGGCGGCGTGTCCAAGCTCGTTTCCGTGAAGCTCGAAGACGAAGATGCGGCCGTGTCTGCATAAACTAGAGATAAAGACAGGATAAGAGGGATGAAGCGATGAGTTTTTTTAAACGGTTAAAAGAGAGCATCTCGGGTAAAGCCGAAGCGGTGACGAGCAAGTTCAAGGAAGGCTTGTCGAAGACCAGAGATGCCTTCGTGGATCGAGTGGACGATTTGTTCAGCCGCCGAAAGAAGATCGATGAAGACTTTTATGAAGAATTGGAAGAGATATTAATCGGAGCCGACGTTGGCGTGGGTACGGTGCTGAAGCTGATCGATGACCTTCGAGCCGAAGTGAAAAAGCGCAAAATTGAGAATCCTGGTGAGCTGCAGCCGATATTATCGGAAAAGCTGATTGGTTTGCTCAAAGGAGATACGGACGCGGGCCTTCGAACAGCCAAAGAAGGGCTGACCGTGATGCTGTTCGTAGGCGTGAATGGAGTCGGAAAGACGACGACGATTGGCAAAATGGCCCATATGCTGAAGTCACAAGGTAAAAAAGTGCTGATGGCTGCAGGTGATACCTT includes:
- the rpmF gene encoding 50S ribosomal protein L32, with translation MAVPQRRTSKTRRDKRRTHFKLEVPGMVKCEQCGELKLAHHVCKSCGSYKGREIVKA
- the smc gene encoding chromosome segregation protein SMC, with the protein product MFLKRIELSGFKSFADRTELEFVQGITAVVGPNGSGKSNISDGIRWVLGEQSAKSLRGGKMEDVIFAGSDARKAVNYGEVSLTLDNTSQSLPLDFNEVTVTRRVHRSGDSEYLINKQPCRLKDITELFMDTGIGKEAYSIIGQGRIEEILSTKSEDRRGIFEEASGIVKYKSRKREAEKKLNDTEQNLLRIHDLVSELEDQIEPLKDQSEKAIRYKVLREQLKSSEISMYVHQIDQIYVTWTESKQKLEKLEKEQTELATIVNQHDAHLEKHRWETRRLEEELEKLQDALLVLSEEFEKCEGQGEVLKERKKNFETNRQQLTQTIFIQEQRRTDKETELAQQRDKIVQIGAQLYEFQAKLAAEEERLLGVNGGTSSAAEDGLKSELLEILNRMAQSRNEIRYSEQQMESLSRRLERLEEERQKWTDQQDKIAIRKQELSAKLEETVSEINEIRDRYAQLTQSLKSNQSLLDEAQGMVRKWEQKLDALTSRRDTMKEMADDYDGFMHGVKEVLKAKKRSDLRGIRGAIAELVKVPAEVEIAIETALGGALQNVVVETEADGREAIAFLKKRQLGRATFLPMNVIKGRSISDGERAALQSAKGFVGMAVDLIQFESAYQAIFSSLLGNVIIAEKLEDANHIAAKGQYRYRVVTLEGDVVNPGGSMTGGSLQKKTTSLLGRQRQIEELVQEIKASEAKLSVLKDKASQMKRDIAEEMHSVEKLRQESEQKRIEEQQLRAELNPLEAESRTVEEQLSMDSQDLESLLQEREDFTKKKQEAEQTLELLLQEEASLQQAIRDAEISRKASESAKEELQSQLTDLKVNAASISQEKQSLQDQQRRLQQDLEDVDRELSGNRTLLEQLEQDMQALQQESTQQIEQLNDLKLRKQQCSEEIDFKRAERAEWLQKLELEENETRTQRVQLKQVEEQLHQTEVRVTRFDVELENLLKKLSEEYELSYELAKERYPVPEDVLGTQSRVRDLKREVASLGDVNLGAIEEYARVSERFDFLSEQKNDLIEAKTTLYQVIREMDVEMSKRFKTTFDAIRSHFGIVFAKLFGGGRADLILSEPDSLLDTGIEIVAQPPGKKLQNLQLLSGGERALTAIALLFSIIRVKPVPFCVLDEVEAALDEANVSRFAEYLREFSETTQFIVVTHRKGTMEEADVLYGVTMEEGGVSKLVSVKLEDEDAAVSA
- a CDS encoding beta-ketoacyl-ACP synthase III, which gives rise to MKLIPVGVLGAGKYVPDRILTNKELETMVDTNDEWIVSRTGIKERRIAADHQATSDLCLEAAQIALTNAGITADQLDLIIVATVTPDMPFPSTACILQEKMGAKKAAAFDLSAACSGFIYGLANASNFIATGTYQYALVIGADCLSRITDYTDRNTCILFGDGAGAVVIGAVPEGRGFRSFELGADGTGGPLLKLEGGGSRNPASPATLDSRLHYIYMAGAEVFKFAVRIMGNAADEALRKAGMEKEDIDLLIPHQANIRIIQSSLSKLHLNEDKCMINLDKYGNMSAASIPVALAEAAEQGRVKEGDKLVLVGFGGGLTWGASVLVW
- the plsX gene encoding phosphate acyltransferase PlsX, coding for MRIAIDAMGGDHAPKVVVEGALEAAREWKDVEIILVGDAAAIEVYLSNRPDNIKIVHAAEVIEPDDEPVKAVRRKKDASMVVAGRLVHEKQADAMISAGNTGALMTTGLLIVGRINGIERPALAPMIPTMDGNGVLCLDMGANMDATAEQLSQYAIMGSIYRTKVDGIAKPRVGLLNVGTEAMKGNELTKAAYPLLEQAPIHFIGNVESREILRAKCDVIVCDGFAGNIMLKSIEGAASAIFSALREEFTSSVLNKLAAAILRPGITKFRKKMDYNETGAGPLLGIDGLVLKSHGSSNATAIKNAVRQARIAIQNDLVGAISMEINDGK
- the fapR gene encoding transcription factor FapR, which gives rise to MNVIPHDKVVSDIERLPKRERLDELLKAIEANPFMTDEELMRRFQVSIQTVRLDRLELGIPELRERMKHMAVQTYDQVRSLPMDEIIGEVIDLQLNQSGISMFEIREEHVFSRTKIARGHHVFSQANSLAVAVINDPIALTASADIRFLRPIKLGEKCIAKAYVRSISKGKAKVEAVTYVSEEIVFRGNFVIFHSKKEQHAEGGSAHADSD
- the rnc gene encoding ribonuclease III, which produces MNRDLKALQRAIGISFQNPELLKQAFTHSSYVNEHRISGPKDNERLEFLGDAVLELTVSEFLFFTYPGRMEGELTKLRASIVCEPSLVVFAEKLDFGAYVLLGKGEELTGGRSRPALLADVFEAFIGALYLDQGLEIAKNFLKRYVFTQISIEGKLLVIDYKTQLQEHTQQHNLGIIEYRIVDERGPAHDREFISEVYMGDQLLGNGIGRSKKEAEQQAASKALAKLNVTLQQ
- a CDS encoding acyl carrier protein, with product MSDVIDRVKNIVVDRLGVEESEVTLEASFKDDLGADSLDVVELVMELEDEFDLEISDEDAEKITTVGEVVKYIQSHT
- the fabG gene encoding 3-oxoacyl-[acyl-carrier-protein] reductase codes for the protein MLNGKVALVTGASRGIGRAIALHLAQSGADVVVNYAGSENAAAEVVAQIEALGRKAVKFQADVSSMQEADDLVKKTIEVFGKIDILVNNAGITRDNLIMRMKEEEFDQVISTNLKGVFNCIKAVTRPMMKQRSGRIINISSVVGVLGNPGQANYVAAKAGVIGLTKATARELASRGITVNAVAPGFIETDMTDKLADELRENMLKSIPLERLGQPEEIAKVVRFLCTDDSSYMTGQTLHVDGGMYM
- the fabD gene encoding ACP S-malonyltransferase; translated protein: MGKIAFVFPGQGSQTVGMGRDLYEAHAGAKAIYDRADEALGYKLSSLIFEGPDQELKITYHTQPALLTTSIACLEAFKAAGLAPDYVAGHSLGEYSAHVAAGVLGFEDAVRTVRARGEFMEQAVPGGLGAMAAVLGAEREALAELCTAVSREVGVVELANVNCPGQIVVSGSKEGVAAIAERGRDAGAKRVIPLEVSGPFHSSLMKPASERLAEVLAAVPMSEAAVPVVANVTARPVSQPADIRRLLAEQVYSPVLWEDTVAWLIGQGVDTFIELGSGSVLAGLIKKVDRSVRAVSIGSLEALDTFMEDKHA
- the fabF gene encoding beta-ketoacyl-ACP synthase II; translation: MNRVVITGLGVVTSVGQDVESFWTNITAGKSGVGMIENFDVSEYPTRIAAEIKDFNLDKYVDKKEARRMDRFVQFAVAACLDALKDANLNVKEDTDPERVGVSVGSGIGGLGTWEEQHKILLEKGPKRVSPFFIPMMIANMGSGQISMITGAKGPNTTTVTACATGTHSIGDSYKMIMRGDADVMICGGAEATISPTGVAGFCALRAMSTRNDEPTKASRPFDIDRDGFVMGEGAGVLILESLEHAQKRGAQIYAEVIGYGMSGDAFHMTDPDPDGAARCMTKAIKDARISPEEVNYVNAHGTSTSVGDRSETIALKKAFGDHAYRLAVSSTKSMTGHLLGAAGGVEAVICGLTIKHGLIPPTINLDNPDPECDLDYVPNAARKSDVHIAMSNSFGFGGHNATIILKKFQA